The DNA region CCCGCCCGGAATCTCGGGCGCGCCCTCACAAGAGGTCCCTTCCAGGTCATTAGCGACATTGGGTCCCACTGGTGCCCCGAGGGATCGGGTCCAGAGTTCCGGAGGCGTGATCGCCGCCCGTGTTTGTCTGAACACCAGAATCGAGTGCAAGTTGCTCTTGTGGGGTAGTCGCAGACGGAGGAAGTATGCACCACGTGGACATGGATTGCTGAAGCTCTTTGTTTCCAGTTTGATTTCGAACACTTTTAGTTGGACGAATATGCACGTAGGTGCCCTCCGTTCGCGAGTAGATAGACACACAACCAGGCAACCCGGGCGCCGTGTTGGCGGCCACGCAGCACGTGACATTTGTGTCCAGGTCTGTCTGTCAGTTTTCGCAGCGTCTGCGGCACGTCTTTCTGTCACACAAGAGTTGGGCACTCCGAATCGCTTTTGAACTTATTCCGTCACAGGCGCATTTTGTGTGCGTGGTTGCGACTTCGCCCAGGTCTCAACTCTCCTTCACCCGTGCCGACTTGCAGCCGCAGCGTATAAAAACGAGGGGCCGTCGCACTGTCATCACTCCAGGCCTGcggtacggagtacgtacTGCCCCTGTCGAGGAAATCCATTCTTCTGCCCcacatcgccgtcgccctccaACCACTTCATTGACACCCTATTCACCCTTCCGCTCGGCAGCCAAGTCCCGTCCCGATTGCTGGTGCGGCGCGTCTGGCATTGCCTTCGTGACACTGTCACAGCACTGTGAGCACGATTGACGCTTTGCTCTCCCGCCGTCTTCAGGTGCACGCAACCTTCGTCCCGTTCGAAATGAACAACAAGcctgcggccgaggccgaggcgggcagcggctcACAGGCCGTGGATGAGGCTCAGCTCAATGAGGCGATGAAGCGCCTCAAGCTCCTTCACATCAAGGTGCGTACAAAGCGCGGCTCAACACGTTTGATCAAACTGGGACAGGATCTTGGCTGACCTCGCTTTTCACCAAAGTCACGACTTCTACGCGATACCATACCAAGGATGATAGAGCCCCTAGTTCAGAAGCAGCCATCACGTACATATCCCCTCACCCCTGCTTCCTTGATTCGTCAAGCAGCGCTCGCAGTGAGCTAACCTTGAGGGCGCACAGCCGACGTCATGTTCACCTCTTTtgtcaaggccgtcgccgatgcTCAAACAGAAGTCAAGGACTTTACTGACCTTATGAGAGACGAAGAGAGCAaaaaggccatggccatggctgaCAAGAGTCGCGAAGAAAATCCGTTTGGCATCAAGCCGTGGAGGCACAAGGATCATCCGGATTGGTTTGACATGGACAAGGACTGAAGATGCACCCTCTGTCAGCTGTCATCGCTGTGAACTCATTTGACATTGGGCagaggaggcggcagcgccgaTGCGAGATGGACACGACATGGGGAGTTTGGGCAATGCTTCTCTTTTTGGTCCTCCAGGTTTATCTAGATTCCCCGACATGAATGATATGCATAACGTCACTTTGCAGACTTGTCAGTAATGGCTCACTAATGCCAATCACTTTCGATTTGAGGGTGGACGACACACGCCATGGGAGATCTGATTATTCACATCCTGTCTGATCTAGACGATGCACCACACGACAGTCAGCGTGGACAGCTACGATAGTCTCCTTGAACCCAAATGCCCAGGGGGCCAAAGTCGGCTCCCCCCGGCGTTGCGCTCCAGGTTCGCTGCTGGGCCTGGATAAAAGAACGCTCTCGCATTTCTCGTCAAGCGAGGAAAAACTTGGTTGTTGATCGGTCGACGGATGACAGCCCGAGCTTGCACAAGCATAAGGACAACAAGAGGTAGAGTTGATTATATTTCCTCGTAATTTATCTGAGCTTCTGCATAATGCAGAGCATGGACGACTCACCAGCGGTTTGCAGTTTGCCGCCCCTCCCTTGGCCTGTCGGCTTGATGAGCCAGGATTGTTATCACGTGATTTTCATCGTGGGTCTGGCCGTTTCTGCCCCGCTCTGATTCGTCAGGCTAGCGGGCACAATTCGACCTTCCACCCACACAAATTTTCCCCCAAATCTCGAAATTCCTCGTTTGTTCCTGGTTGAGATCCTCATCGAACACTCGCAGCACGACCGCAACAATGGTGTCCCAACGAGTTAcctaccgccgccgcaacccgTGAGTGCTCCTCGAAATCTCTATACATCGACCCGATCGCACTCGAATCCCCTCGCACGCACTTCGGGCGACACTATGGGCTAACCCCGGACTCTAGCTACAACACTCGATCCAACCGGACCCGAGTCGTCAAGACTCCCGGTGGCGAGCTCCGTCTGCTGCACATCAAGAAGCGCGGCACTGTTCCCAAGTGCGGTGACTGCGGCTCCAAGCTCTCTGGCGTAAGTGGCCCTCCGCGTCGACGTTCCGGCAATTGGCAATCGGCGACAGCGAATGAGTCTCGGGAAGGATGCGACCGGGCTTCGGCAAGAGAGCTTTCATGGCTACGACGCAACGCAACTGGGGGCATTCCAGGAGGGGCGCCGTTTCGGGCGGCCACGATGCGGACACGCTGTCGCGGTTGCCGGGCCCGCACACGCACTGGCGATGATTGCACGCGGAGAAACTGACCGAGTATGACACAGATCCCCGCCCTCCGACCCCGCGAGTACTCCCAGATCTCCAAGCCGCAGAAGACCGTCCAGCGCGCCTACGGTGGCTCGAGATGCGGTGGCTGCGTCCGTGACCGCATCGTCCGCGCCTTCCTCATCGAGGAGCAGAAGATCGTCAAGAAGGTGCTgaaggagcaggagcagagcCAGAAGAAGAAATAAGCATATTTCAACCATGGGTTTGGGCTTTCTGCGCGGACGGCAAGGAACTTTGAGAGGGGACTGGTTCATTGCTTTGGTGTTCATAAGGGCAAAGGGACTGCATGATACATCCGGGGACTGGCCGGAGAGGCCGGCCTCCTGCTGTCTTTAGGACTGCGACCTCCTCTTGGTGGTTTTAAATGAGACAAAACATCAAGCTGGCACGATGATACGGGCTCCTGACGTgcggtgccgacgagccaAGTGCGCGAGCGGCACTCCTGCGAATGAACCACGACCGGAACTCGCTGGGACACATGCCGACAACGACAGTTGACGACCAGATCAGCCACTGCTAGGAATACTCACACATATGTCTGGACACTGGTAGTAGTAATTCGATGTGCGCGTACTCGTATCTTCATCGGGGCTGTGGTTGAAATTGTCAAAatcgggcgccgcggcatgACGTGTAGACACAGGTCAATTGCCCCGACCTAAATTTTTGAGTGGCCAAgccatcctcctccactgTCATCCCTACATCCGCCTCCGTTATAAACCACCCGAGGCTCGCCCACGACCGAACTGTCCATGCGATAGATAATACGCTACTCGTGGCTTAAACATGCGCAGCTTTGCGCGACATTGCGGCGGCTTGCGCGGGCTCTGCGCTGCGACAACGCGGTCACGACTGAGCACTTCGCCACGACTGGCAGTTCCGACCGCGACAAGCTTGCCAGGACTGCCATCACGGCCCCGCCTCTTGCACACGACCATCTCATCGCAGCGGTCACGCAAGGATGCGCCGAAGGAGCCTCCGCCGACGGACCTGAATGAACTCAACGTCCTGGGCaacacgccggcgccgtcgacgtcggtgGACGTGTGCACGTATGACGGATTCGGGCTGAACAGCGGGGTGACTATCACAGGCGGTAACGGGGCGCTACTCGTCAACGGCGAAGCCTTTGAGTGGCGGCCATGGGAGGCCAAGGGAGTCATGGAGCTTTACAACAAAAAGGGCCAGTTCGAGTTGCCTAAGGAGGCTTTTGGGCTGTTCGATCTGTTGTGGCCACGGCCAGGTACGTGCCAGCGTCACCCTCGAGTGCCCGAGTGGATCTCACGCGAAATGGATCTCTCTGCAGCAGGATACTAATTTGATGATTGAAGATTTGCTGGTCATTGGCGTGGGCAAGACAAACATGCCGCTGAGCCCGCAGACGAAGCAACACATTGCGGAGCTGGGGATGAGGGTAGAGGTGCTAGACACGAGAAACGCCGCTGCACAGTTCAACTTGCTGGCGACGGAGCGAGGCGTGTCTGATGTGGCCGCGGCGTTGATACCTATTGGATGGAAAGAGGGCTCAGGCGCTGTATGAGCTCGCGTTTCGACGGCGTGTGCTTTGTACGATGAGCCAGCTGGCGGTGTGCAGTTGGCTGTATAATATATCTGCGGGAAGTCAAGCGAGCGTCGGGCAGACAGGTTCAGCTTTCCGGACTGTGAGCTAGTTGACCAGTTATTTGCAGCCTATGATGGGGACTGTTGACTGGGCCGCTTGTAGATGAGGCTGCTGCATATTGTCGCTTGCGTGGCTACTGTTAGGGACTTTGTACGTCCTGATTTCTTGAACCGCAGACTTGGACTGAGATCGCCTGGGGCTGGCTTCAAGTATCTGCCACATTGCACGTCTACTcaactgcagcagcagcaacagcagcagcaccgccaccCGCCGTGGCTGGTAGTATGGTATACAAAAGCGAACGAGGAAAAAATAAAATCGAATTACCCAACGCGGCGGGATCGCTGCTGTCCATGGCGAACAAAAAGCCCAATGGGCCACGCCAACGGCGCGCTCGGCACAGGGTAGGCAGGTTGCACCACGTGGCGGCAGCGTTTGACGGGACTTGATGGCGTCCAGCGCATTTGGCAGGGGGGACGGGCCCCGCTGTGACGTGCGCGACAGACcgaccagctccagctccgacTCCAGCTCCAGGGCAGCTCCAGCAATGGGGGGGCTCTGGCCGCCGAACGCACCATGACGATTGGCTGCTGTCCTCCCCTGGCCAGGCAGACAAGGAGACAAAATTGCGACGACGTGCCTCGACTCGACGTTGGCAAAGCAGGAACTTGGAACCCTCGCCCGCGCACTCGCCCGAGTCTCCCACACaaacacaaacacacacacgcacacgcgcacgcacacgcgcacgcacacgcatacgcacacacacactcacagCTGGTACGCCTTGGTGCGCCATACGTGGAACCCGTTGAACCGCCAGCTCGCTTCGCTTGGTCTTACCCATCGcccggcccgcgccctcTAGCCGCAtcgacgtgccgccgccgcccatctgACAAGTCAAGTCCGGCGCGCCTCTCTGCAGCGTCGACGATACCTTATTTATTCGCTGGCCTACCGTCGCGCACGCACACCTCCCTCGCCCGTTCAATGCGTGACATGAGTtccgcatcgccaacaaTCACGTTCTGCGGCTGCTCAGTCGGACGTCTCGCCCGTTGAGACTATCAACGGTCATCTCGCAGCGACGCTTTCCTTTTCCGGTCAGCGCGCCCTGTCTTCATCCTGCCTCCCGCTTGCCTCAAGACCGTCTAGGCTGGTGCGGGAGGTGGAAGCTGCCAGGCGAAATCCGATTATACCACTCGGGAATTGAAGTCCATCCCTGGCCCCCTGTCCCAGGTCGACCTCTCGGTCCTTGCGCTACGCCTACTATCTGGCTAACCGCGTTGCCGAAGCGAGCATTCACAGCCGCAGCGCCTGGGTTTCGAAGTATCTACTTTTTTTCATATATATGGCGAGCCCAGACAACGCTCGATCTCGTCGCAGTCATGACGGGCACTCGTGACTCACCATCGACCGCGGCTggcacgtcgcccgccatccatTCTACCGACCCTGTGGCGACCGATCCAGCACTGCTTCGGGACAACTCACAGATCAAGTCTTACAAGACGAGCCGCTTCGAGTATCCGGACATTCGCGTCTTCTTCCGCCAGCATGCCAAAGCCAAGGAGCTCCCGGCACCGCTGCCCCTCATCGTGTGCATCCCCGGCCTTGGGGGTTCGGTTGCTCAGTTCCATCCGCTTCTGAGCAGCCTTGTGGACCTGGCCCCATGCCTGGCAGTCGATTTtcctggtggcggccgctCTGGCTACTCTGTCACGTCATGGGATGCGTACACGCCGGCGGCTCTCGGCGAGTTGCTCGAGCTTATCATTGAGGATTATCGTGATAGCGAGGCGGGCCAGAACGTGGTTCTCATCGGACACAGCATGGGTACAGCTTTGTCGGCCTGGCTCGCTAATCGGCGCGTCCCTCACGTAACTGCGCTGGCGGACCACATCGTTGGCCTCGTTGCGATTTGTCCCACGTCTGGACCGTGGGATGAGAAGAGGTCCACTTTGATGCGGCGCCTCTTCTGGATCCCGGGCTGGGTCTTTTCGCTGTGGCGAGCCTGGGATGCGTGGGGAGGACCAGAGAGCCCCAGCGTCGCCCGCTTTGTGGGTGCAGGGGCCGAGCCAGAGCTCAAGGGCTTGCAATACCGCTTCAACCAGCAGAGTCGAACGCCTGTCTTCAGGCGCATGGCCTATGGCGCTCTCCCCGTGTACCGCGACGGGAAAGCCGAGGGTGGAATCCCGGGACTCGACATCTGGGCTGGCTTAGACATACCCGTCTACCTGATCGCTGGCGAGAAGGACCATCTGACCCCCCCGACCGAGGTGGGCAAGATAGCCAAGGCCCTGGGCTCCACCGTCGAGGGAACAGCCGCGAATGGGGATGTTGAGCCTGACGTCCAGGGTCCAGAGGCTGCGGCACCTGTGAGCATGTCGATGAAGCCCCACGATCACGTCCCCAGCGATCCTGCCGCGAATGGTCACCTCCCCCGGAAGAGTGTTGACGGCAACGCAtacgccggcgacgatgcgcacGATGAtccgtcgacgcccatggACTCCGACATGTCGGGTGACGATAAAGCATCTGTGCCGCTTCCTGTTCAGCCAGCCCACCCCAAGAAGGTGGTGCAGTCCATTGTCATTCCCGCGCCGGCGAACCACGCTCTGCTCTACATGCCACGATCTGCCCGCGCATTGGCCGGCCTCATCGCGGACTTTTTGGCGACCAAGATTACAGGTCGGCTGTCTCTTGCCTGGCAGCTGCAGTACCTCTCGCGGGAGGGCAAGTGGGACGTGAAAAATCTCAACAAGTGGAAGTCGGTGGCGCCAGTGTCGCACGCCATTGGGCCGGAGGGAAAGCCGGTTTTCAGAGCCATGAAGACGCTGCGGGAGGCGGATGACGTGCACTGCCCCAAGGAGTTTGTGGACAAGTGGTCGTCGATCATCAAGGACGTTATAGACATTTCCAAGGACCAGCCAGTCTACGACCCGCGTGGCCTGGAACGAGGTGGCGTGCATTACCACAAGTTTCCGACGGTTTCAAAGATCCCTCCTGAGGGCCACGAAGTTGAGGCTTTTATCCGACTCGTGGACAAGCTGCGCGAACGCCAGAAGGAACGAGCCGTCGCGGAAGCGTGGGACGACCCGGGCAAGTGCGTCATTGGCGTGCATTGCCACTACGGCTTCAATCGCACAGGATACTTCATCGTCTGTTACCTGGTGGAACGGTGCGGCTTCTCGCTGCCCGAGGCGATCGACGCCTTTGCCAAGGCACGGCCAAACGGTATCCGCCACTCTCATTTCTTGGATCGGCTTTTTGTGCGGTATAACATTGACCGCGCGCAAAGGTAAAAAGGGGAGCTGGGTCTGTccgtgggcggcagcgagcgggAAGAAGCGAGGGACCCTTGCTCTCAAGCTCGGCTCTGTCCGACTGCTACTTGATCACTATCACGGGAGCAGGATTGTGAATCGCGAGCGATGATTTTCGGCGTTTCATGGGACGCTTTAGAAGGTGGTCTTTGTTACCGAGTCTGGGTGTACTGCCTTGTTCGTTCCATGGGCTATCAATGTATGCACGCTGTTGTTCCTCCCGCCGGTATGGTTGTGTACTACTATTAGTAACGTTAATAATAGCATGAGATACCACCACGTGGGGCATGCGATTCTGAAACcctgcctctctctctgtaTGTTACCGTGTtcgacgccatggctgctCGCGGCTCCAGATGTCGACGCTCACCGATTCACGCAGGAATTACACCGAATGCCCCGGCAATAGAttttaaaaaaaaatcaAAAAAATCCCTGCAGGTATACGCTTCAAATGCAACAATCAAATGTGGTAGGAGGCCTCTACTGCAAGCCGTCGTACTCGTGGTAGTTGCTCGTCCACTGCGGCGCCGCATGCTCGGCTCCCGCAGCCGCGATGACGCTCGGGCGGGCCGTcttctcgcgcagctcctcggtgaTGGCATCCACATCTACGTCCAGATAGTGGCTCAGGAACTTGCCCACGTCCGTGTTCTCGACGTTGCCGCGGATGCTGGCTGCCTGGGGCCCGCCGGAGCTGTAGACGTTGACGTCAACGGCCGTGTGCCCGTGCGTGCTCCAGCCGacgtgcgcgcgcagcgagatgatggcggcgaagtTACTGGTGGCGTCATCGGGATCCGTGGCGAGGAGAGATAGCTCCTCGTCGGTTGCGTCGGTTACGCCCAGGCcagagacgacgagctcgtcgttAATCCAGGTCTTGAGGTCGGACTGCGAGAGAGGCGAAGGCTGCTTCGAGACGTAGTCCTGGAGCTTGCCGGCCAGTCTctcgcacgacgacgaggcctgGGCGAGGGCTTGAGGATACCAGTTGTACACGGGGAGGTGGCCGGGCTCTTGCAGCGCggtggcgaggccgccggtCTCGTGATCGCTGGTGGCTACGAGGACGGTCTCCGTCTGCgtgtcgtcgatgaagtCCAGGACAGCCTTGAACGCCTTGTCGTACTCGAGAACCTCTCGaacctgggcggcggggtcaTTGATGTGGCCGGCATGGTCGATGCGGCTTCCCTCAATCATGAGGAAGAAGCCCCTGTCGCTGTCCGATGTGGCTCGCTCGAGCGCGCGCAGCGCCGTCTTGGCCATTTCACTGAGACTCGGGTAGACGTCATTCTCGTTCTGCCTATCCAGTTCGAACGGGATGTCGGATGAGGCGAAGAGACCCAACAAAGGAAGTTTCGCCTTTttgccgcccttgagctTATCGAAGCCGTCGCGGCTGTCGGTGTAGGTCCAGCCGTACTTGTCTTGGGCCAGCTTgacaacgtcgacgtcgtcggcgcggcaaCTGCCGTCGGTACCGTTGGGCAGGAAGTGgcaccggccgccgccaagcatgAGATCGACTGAGCGACCCAgcacaccatggccgacttCTTGAAGGGCGATGTCGTCCTGCATTTGGCGGAGAAGGACGTGGCTGGCAAAGCACGCGGGGGTTGCGTCGGTGATGTCCGTGGTGACCACGAGGCCGGTCATGTAGCCGGCCCTCTTGGCGGCCTCAAGGACGGAGCCGCAGGGTTCGTAGTCTGGTAGGACAGAGATGGCGCCATTGTAGCTCTTCTTGCCACACGAGAAGGCGGTTGCGCCGGCAGCGCTGTCGGTGACGAGGGAGTTGCTGGAGCGGGTGCGGCTGGAGCCCCAGAAGTGCTTGTCAAGGACCAGGGTGTCGTTATCGGGCAGACCGTCGACGTGCTGACGGAAGCTACGAGtaagagagagggaggccGGGCCCATGCCGTCGGAGACCATGAAAACGAGGTTGCGCTTGTCGGCGCGACTCGGGGGGCGAGATGTCTGCTGGTTGTGCTGGGCCCAGACAGCtatgacgatgacggcggcggttgcgACGAGGGCCCAAATGAagatgccggcctcgcgcaggcgcgaccagcggcgcctcctgtccatgtcggcgccgccgttgccgctgtcgctgccaTGATCTGCGCGAGTCgagccctcgccctcgttggAGAGGAGGGGGCTTTGCTCGGAGACCTGCTCGGAGACCTGTGCGACGTCGTGCCTGTCAGTCACTGGAGCCCGCGCTGGCTGCGCCCGTCTTGGAAACCTCGTGGTGGGAAACATACCATTGCGATTGCTGTGTGCCCTTGCTGCGGACCGACAAACTGTCAAGGTGGTGGAGCTTGTTTGACGGAGCTGTCTGAGTTTGGTAGAGGAAGCCAaactgcagcagcaagggtGGGAGCGGCAGCCAAGAAGGCgtgccgaggaggatgggggATGGGTAGGAAGATAAAGGTACAGATCTGGATAAGGTACTAACGGAAGTGGGTGGGCGACAGTGGATGGCGGTTGGGGCTACACGCCCGGCACTGAGGCGAGATGTGACAGTGGAGGAACGGCGTCACCTGGCCTCCAGTGGACGAACGGCACGGGGCCCCCTGAAGAGCTCTCGGGCTTACCTTATTTAGCTCAACTGCCCGGGTTTCCGGTCCGGGCCCGCGCGAGCCAGTGGATGGGCTGAGGTGCCTGCAGGTGgtaggcaaggcaaggtagcTTCCCCGCAGTGGGCACTGACTTACAGAGTCACCTGGGCTTCCTTGTTAGgttgccgcctgccgccctcACTCCTGATCTCTTCtagaccccccccccttcatcACGGTCATCAGGCACCTCTGGCACATCATTGATCACACCGCAAAGCACGACAGAAGTTGATCTCGATGGATGCCCCCGACTCGTTTATCATCACCGCCTCCTGACTATTAAGTTGGGTAGTTTGCAAGCCCTACGTACTATCTCAGTACATACACCTGCCCACGCGCCGTCGAGTGGAACCCTCTTTGGTCAGGTCTTTGAGGGCTGCTGCCATGGTCCGACCACGACAGCTGTTGAATCGAGACGTCACCATCGTTGAGGCGGCGTCGTTCGACCATCTGCGCGCGCAAGTGCGGCGGTCTCACTTCAGAACTGTATCACGACGCCACCGTATCATTGTTGGGCCACGTCAACCCAacagtatactgtacgtcTGACCTCGGACTGCTTTCGCTTCTAGCCAACCTTTACCATTCCCGTGTGACAATATATACAAGCGACGTCTCCATCTGGCGCCGGCCTCACGTTAGGTACCGGAAGTTGCGATGGCCGTCTCCCTCGTCCGTCACGTCAACCTCTGCGTTCGGGTCCGCGGGGCCATACAACAGGTCTCTGCGTCGGTTCTCCCTACTTAGCGCAAGGGACATGCCCAGTG from Purpureocillium takamizusanense chromosome 3, complete sequence includes:
- a CDS encoding uncharacterized protein (EggNog:ENOG503P8HZ) gives rise to the protein MNNKPAAEAEAGSGSQAVDEAQLNEAMKRLKLLHIKSRLLRDTIPRMIEPLVQKQPSPDVMFTSFVKAVADAQTEVKDFTDLMRDEESKKAMAMADKSREENPFGIKPWRHKDHPDWFDMDKD
- the RPL34B gene encoding 60S ribosomal protein L34B (EggNog:ENOG503P2ZU~COG:J) yields the protein MVSQRVTYRRRNPYNTRSNRTRVVKTPGGELRLLHIKKRGTVPKCGDCGSKLSGIPALRPREYSQISKPQKTVQRAYGGSRCGGCVRDRIVRAFLIEEQKIVKKVLKEQEQSQKKK
- a CDS encoding uncharacterized protein (COG:S~EggNog:ENOG503P3B9); the protein is MRSFARHCGGLRGLCAATTRSRLSTSPRLAVPTATSLPGLPSRPRLLHTTISSQRSRKDAPKEPPPTDLNELNVLGNTPAPSTSVDVCTYDGFGLNSGVTITGGNGALLVNGEAFEWRPWEAKGVMELYNKKGQFELPKEAFGLFDLLWPRPDLLVIGVGKTNMPLSPQTKQHIAELGMRVEVLDTRNAAAQFNLLATERGVSDVAAALIPIGWKEGSGAV
- a CDS encoding uncharacterized protein (EggNog:ENOG503NWXG~COG:A), with translation MTGTRDSPSTAAGTSPAIHSTDPVATDPALLRDNSQIKSYKTSRFEYPDIRVFFRQHAKAKELPAPLPLIVCIPGLGGSVAQFHPLLSSLVDLAPCLAVDFPGGGRSGYSVTSWDAYTPAALGELLELIIEDYRDSEAGQNVVLIGHSMGTALSAWLANRRVPHVTALADHIVGLVAICPTSGPWDEKRSTLMRRLFWIPGWVFSLWRAWDAWGGPESPSVARFVGAGAEPELKGLQYRFNQQSRTPVFRRMAYGALPVYRDGKAEGGIPGLDIWAGLDIPVYLIAGEKDHLTPPTEVGKIAKALGSTVEGTAANGDVEPDVQGPEAAAPVSMSMKPHDHVPSDPAANGHLPRKSVDGNAYAGDDAHDDPSTPMDSDMSGDDKASVPLPVQPAHPKKVVQSIVIPAPANHALLYMPRSARALAGLIADFLATKITGRLSLAWQLQYLSREGKWDVKNLNKWKSVAPVSHAIGPEGKPVFRAMKTLREADDVHCPKEFVDKWSSIIKDVIDISKDQPVYDPRGLERGGVHYHKFPTVSKIPPEGHEVEAFIRLVDKLRERQKERAVAEAWDDPGKCVIGVHCHYGFNRTGYFIVCYLVERCGFSLPEAIDAFAKARPNGIRHSHFLDRLFVRYNIDRAQR
- the PHO8 gene encoding Alkaline phosphatase (EggNog:ENOG503NUPA~TransMembrane:1 (i48-68o)~COG:P), whose protein sequence is MVSEQVSEQSPLLSNEGEGSTRADHGSDSGNGGADMDRRRRWSRLREAGIFIWALVATAAVIVIAVWAQHNQQTSRPPSRADKRNLVFMVSDGMGPASLSLTRSFRQHVDGLPDNDTLVLDKHFWGSSRTRSSNSLVTDSAAGATAFSCGKKSYNGAISVLPDYEPCGSVLEAAKRAGYMTGLVVTTDITDATPACFASHVLLRQMQDDIALQEVGHGVLGRSVDLMLGGGRCHFLPNGTDGSCRADDVDVVKLAQDKYGWTYTDSRDGFDKLKGGKKAKLPLLGLFASSDIPFELDRQNENDVYPSLSEMAKTALRALERATSDSDRGFFLMIEGSRIDHAGHINDPAAQVREVLEYDKAFKAVLDFIDDTQTETVLVATSDHETGGLATALQEPGHLPVYNWYPQALAQASSSCERLAGKLQDYVSKQPSPLSQSDLKTWINDELVVSGLGVTDATDEELSLLATDPDDATSNFAAIISLRAHVGWSTHGHTAVDVNVYSSGGPQAASIRGNVENTDVGKFLSHYLDVDVDAITEELREKTARPSVIAAAGAEHAAPQWTSNYHEYDGLQ